The Besnoitia besnoiti strain Bb-Ger1 chromosome IV, whole genome shotgun sequence genome contains a region encoding:
- a CDS encoding WD domain, G-beta repeat-containing protein (encoded by transcript BESB_055230): MRAISPQEAVVTEQTPQPYLTVPHENVVAVHDHQQAQNLRSDSENGSYPGDRNGSEKHTTRSVPWELTREDIDETTGQVVQDECIPATDIGSDASIRRAGGAMDNDSAGIPEIYILRRMPPVLSPEQDGISGFPVKAENMRSMGLVLEDEYGNATPVPYKAFSKSDVLQQIQRLGKDSDWAEHKSVLRACPLETLLVVHDPQKLYGNSFAWIFTEIAYNTMMKKIESCREEAIRACVHERGDDARRKKEGEQRESRVRFAGCISPNEWISSTSDITNEEIQRMSLQSRRSLITRVISKKYKLFKEPCEFQAISDKIHSSRPQKNSHLVDLRKELDLGIQAISKTTDADTQTYLCIPTDASTQYTSDDFWTKRKMDDQENKAFANFFSRIAGLVEQALEQNETVNIFGEAFANLGTDEFINSQATGEELKELLNFTHLAYSKSKIVSCIQRVPISDSLISYACMENSSFDERVERSGRGSQAHILVWHFDDIIMPRAVFSSPSDVTIFRYCEVDSKLYIVAGLISGQLALWKTESSMELVDKDVVGSHRAHQQPPVQPTKPFVISSIDFSHRRTVSDIRVLPPGTDFKKNLRAVFNPSSTSTYLITSSGDGNIMIWDLNSAAQSGHLENFQWRPFLQAPLKKAESGVDLGCCHLVIPTANPTELTTTFWASTEDGEVLVGDWAQPAEERKLDYVKLLLTGTRTCRPTLSFAVSPFFDDLFLAVTDIAFYIWMQDCPSPIFSSPTASVSYASGAWSPTRPSVLFLGRTDGSLEVWDLSEQCQACSSVFVVGTVAITYLSFHPCRGVQRSSIQEDPDMSLLAAGDANGVVHIVALPKSLSVQTPGEVGVIRALFVRERDVISYVTKRRETIKKELGLGEVGDYSPRGSTREDGLGHPRGRGGK, encoded by the exons ATGAGGGCCATTTCACCGCAAGAGGCAGTGGTAACGGAACAGACGCCTCAGCCTTATTTGACAGTTCCACACGAAAATGTGGTGGCGGTTCATGATCACCAGCAGGCTCAGAATTTGCGGAGTGATTCGGAAAATGGCTCGTACCCGGGGGATCGGAACGGCAGTGAAAAACATACGACGCGGAGTGTGCCATGGGAGCTGACGAGGGAAGACATCGATGAAACCACGGGCCAAGTAGTCCAAGACGAATGCATCCCGGCAACTGACATaggaagcgacgcgagcaTACGCCGGGCCGGAGGCGCGATGGATAATGACAGTGCTGGCATCCCGGAGATATACATTCTACGAAG GATGCCGCCAGTTCTGTCTCCGGAGCAGGACGGGATCAGTGGCTTCCCTGTGAAAGCAGAAAATATGCGGTCCATGGGACTAGTGCTTGAGGACGAATATGGGAACGCGACGCCGGTGCCATACAAGGCGTTCTCGAAGAGCGATGTGCTCCAGCAGATACAGAGACTTGGAAAAGACTCGGACTGGGCTGAGCACAAGTCTGTCCTGCGA GCTTGCCCTCTGGAGACCCTCCTTGTCGTGCACGATCCCCAGAAACTGTATGGCAACTCCTTTGCCTGGATTTTCACTGAAATCGCTTACAACACTATGATGAAA AAAATTGAGAGTTGCCGTGAAGAAGCAATAAGGGCTTGTGTACATGAGAGGGGCGACGATGCCCGCagaaagaaggaaggcgagcaACGAGAGAGCCGTGTCCGATTTGCTGGTTGCATATCTCCGAATGAGTGGATCTCGTCGACGAGTGACATCACAAATGAGGAGATCCAGCGTATGTCACTACAATCACGACGCTCATTGATAACTCGGGTCATTTCAAAAAAATATAAGCTCTTCAAGGAACCGTGCGAATTTCAAGCAATCTCCGACAAAATTCACTCAAGCCGCCCTCAAAAG AACAGCCACTTGGTGGATCTCCGGAAGGAACTGGACTTAGGGATCCAGGCCATTTCAAAAACCACTGACGCCGATACGCAAACGTATCTATGCATTCCGACCGACGCCTCTACTCAATATACAAGCGACGACTTCTGG acgaagaggaagatggATGATCAGGAAAACAAGGCTTTCGCTAACTTTTTCTCACGTATAGCAGGCTT GGTCGAGCAAGCTCTGGAGCAGAACGAAACCGTCAACATCTTCGGCGAAGCGTTTGCAAACCTTGGCACAGATGAATTCATCAATTCTCAGGCAACGGGGGAGGAGCTGAAAGAGCTACTGAACTTCACCCACCTTGCATACTCAAAGTCAAAAATCGTTTCATGCATCCAGCGAGTGCCTAT ATCCGACTCCCTTATATCGTACGCATGCATGGAGAATTCCAGCTTCGACGAAAGGGTTGAACGGTCTGGCAGAGGGTCTCAGGCCCATATCCTCGTTTGGCATTTTGACGACATCATCATGCCACGAGCTGTCTTCAGCTCCCCTTCG GACGTCACGATATTCCGTTACTGCGAGGTCGACTCGAAGTTGTATATTGTTGCCGGTCTGATTAGTGGCCAG CTTGCACTCTGGAAAACTGAATCCTCAATGGAGCTTGTTGACAAGGATGTAGTTGGCAGTCACAGAG CGCATCAGCAACCCCCAGTGCAGCCTACCAAACCGTTCGTTATATCTTCTATCGACTTCTCGCACCGAAGGACGGTTTCGGACATTCGAGTGCTGCCTCCTGGAACCGATTTCAAAAAGAACTTGAGGGCTGTCTTCAACCCCAGCAGCACGAGCACGTACCTCATAACGTCGTCCGGCGACGGTAATATCATGATCTGGGATCTGAACTCCGCGGCGCAATCTGGCCATCTTGAAAATTTTCAGTGGCGGCCGTTCCTGCAGGCCCCGCTCAAGAAGGCAGAGTCTG GAGTGGACCTGGGGTGCTGCCACCTGGTTATCCCAACGGCAAATCCAACCGAACTGACTACGACTTTCTGGGCTTCCACG GAAGACGGGGAAGTTCTTGTGGGGGACTGGGCGCAGCCCGCGGAAGAGCGCAAGCTGGACTACGTCAAGCTGCTGCTCACG GGAACGAGGACGTGCAGGCCCACGCTAAGCTTTGCCGTTTCTCCGTTCTTCGACGATCTCTTTTTGGCGGTAACAGATATTGCCTTTTACATCTGGATGCAAGACTGCCCGTCCCCCATTTTCTCCTCGCCTAC AGCAAGCGTTTCTTACGCGTCGGGTGCATGGAGCCCGACGCGTCCTTCGGTCTTGTTCCTGGGGAGGACAGACGGAAGTCTCGAGGTCTGGGACCTTTCTGAGCAGTGCCAGGCCTGCAGCTCTGTTTTCGTCGTCGGCACCGTCGCCATCACGTACTTATCTTTCCACCCCTGCAGAGGTGTGCAGCGGTCCTCCATCCAAGAGGATCCCGACATGTCGCTCCTGGCCGCCGGTGACGCAAACGGCGTCGTGCACATTGTTGCCCTGCCCAAGAGTCTGTCAGTCCAG ACACCCGGTGAAGTGGGTGTCATTCGCGCCCTCTTCGTTCGAGAGCGGGATGTCATCTCCTACGTTacgaaaagaagagaaacaaTCAAGAAG GAACTGGGACTCGGAGAAGTTGGAGATTATTCGCCTCGGGGCAGCACTCGCGAGGACGGTCTGGGGCACCCGCGAGGCAGGGGGGGAAAGTAG
- a CDS encoding hypothetical protein (encoded by transcript BESB_055240), producing MHSCAGGWRWADLSRCPLHRAARTSYWRSVGQLLQTQTPKLFPSSARLAGCSRPLGLKRWVHFDDSCRSPPAFSGSFSSAPTPAGGFSRQAPACRVGPGRRLATSPQKLYQSESSGRHCVQCSSRHAERKHGVDASVFAPVAGRNARASEVGTLDIPIESQWKETCSDRPLLRTPAAMRRTLPRRRNSSVSRREARERRRSTQSGKQGALFASTSAFSRSGASDVLCTAALRRALAAAWFHSPTLSRVSQVRFLSTADTRCSRGPALQHAARQDAPRAGGSWLDSSQRHAHTLNETPPTPPSGPRHGYGGAHARPPQPRPPGARHHQGSRDERRPRPSHLTGNFASHAQPPTGLAYRAGAPQTGPATADGRWQARPPFDRNAASPGVTRHLRDGDGKGENTRTCEDRMSPGVAQRDAGRLLPQEGCSQHPRPPAPQSNCVGIRDKRLDSATQASEREPLHSTQAADTGRARSSVSTVERQGQREDPVWQQEPREPVESFSPIAMTWRRVEKASRAVEIFQPRTASAAEVCEVARMCQEADAPDAVAGDLSLSSAGGVLHDRRPGVRLSTKVAFLKKMASMPERSVPSQDRHVRLLFEAVTKALLERFATHQNSQGGLFEEINRERAAEEARRSSEADLSRSLLAFQQAGAHAAATPSPMTVASPRAEALRASLRQLRDENVEIRNELVTAMWSFCMIGDRRHLQTLGPAYASLLGCRLEQNALAAALQSERAGGSSPRGEATPGGAGPLEAEDIECAAAVLGYLRRARIPAGVEAVLAALTQDHGTHLSSLSADDLCQLLYESRSTTSVSGGHRPEGAPQPRAMLLSRLARDAAQDVPLPSPAWAARAAASVVDFEGAGRAATRDFLLTAIAADPQVMQDSLVGLVPVLRLLREQSVNEMHPKEGDAAVAGSPLSLDARKALLRAALQILKRNVDGLLPPEMLTLLLPSPASRATAACCLPAAASASLSATPLGPSGASNRLVTQSAVGKGDGEDARAAGGGLLSSLPWISEEERREILAVTLRELAEPKNLSTVRTRDLVDLLCDGSLVAVLREERSVLETLLRGAISRTVELSIPFNLRLTCRLFLLQRALPFAVPKFTEMFSACALKSAAAAEALLARRAEDEDDPVAQTPLDDLLLSVEDVEEACDLLENLNATNDLAPAAFARHLLLQLPTQLSARAARDGGEKNAASAARGSAAATSEEAEQAAYAVAAWLRAATRVLFLTVDTRSAFDAFSSAVMRCLVDAVRAASSVASTSPFEDPLALLSLDARIHCLWSLCVLDFHLVNENFLACLEALLRPATRAPRAEGAAALRDPRSAFLLQNLAETLEAELPSAFSPRAGCADTQSLLREGLQALEPRVAQSRDEGAPRFLLEGFDDERQRMATEIAAELHEACRVAAAGSRSLLGSAPWLCAAPASLARLPQRVVAAVGRQANVAVERPVRHIREESVLRKLVDMREGMHIALADVPCASANRLGVASAWTPHASLGGEASPDLALTYASSERRDASPPPRRGLLLVPLARAHFASVVAASAASDSVSASVGPGQSDGDNAEKVGKGRVWKQTDRRRVSAELAEAWARKRGRALAEKWKICSIPADEWNAVKGDRDRRRRLLKQKLDFARLSSHPSLQRRG from the exons ATGCACAGCTGCGCGGGGGGCTGGCGATGGGCCGACTTGAGCCGCTGTCCCCTGcaccgcgcggcgaggacaTCGTATTGGAGGTCCGTTGGGCAGCTCTTGCAGACACAGACTCCCAAGCTCTTCCCATCCTCTGCCCGCCTTGCGGGCTGCAGTCGTCCTTTGGGTCTCAAGAGATGGGTGCACTTCGATGACAGttgccgctctccgccggccttctccggatccttttcttctgcgccgacgcctgcCGGTGGCTTTTCGCGGCAGGCCCCTGCCTGTCGGGTGGGACCGGGGAGACGTCTCGCAACCTCGCCCCAGAAGCTTTATCAATCTGAGTCTTCTGGTCGCCACTGCGTGCAATGCTCCAGTCGCCACGCCGAACGAAAGCATGGCGTGGACGCCAGTGTCTTTGCGCCTGTCGCCGGCAGAAATGCACGCGCGTCTGAAGTAGGCACATTGGACATTCCCATAGAATCCCAGTGGAAAGAAACGTGCAGTGACAGGCCTCTTTTGCGCACGCCTGCCGCGATGAGACGCACACTCCCCCGGCGCCGGAACTCCAGCGTCTCTCGTCGAGAAGCACGCGAACGCCGTCGGTCGACGCAGAGCGGGAAACAAGGGGCTCTTTTTGCTTCCacgtctgccttctctcgtAGCGGGGCCTCGGACGTGCTTTGCACTGCCGCACTGCGTCGGGCGCTTGCTGCTGCCTGGTTTCACTCGCCGACGctgtctcgcgtctctcAAGTCAGATTCCTCTCAACCGCCgacacgcgctgcagccgcggaccAGCTCTTCAACATGCTGCACGGCAGGATGCGCCCCGTGCCGGTGGCAGCTGGCTGGACTCAAGTCAGCGACACGCCCACACTTTGAATGAAACTCCCCCAACGCCTCCTTCCGGCCCCCGCCACGGATATGGAGGCGCGCAtgcccgccctccgcagccgcgacccCCCGGCGCGAGACACCATCAGGGTTCGCGGGacgagcggcggccgcggcccaGCCATCTGACAGGAAACTTCGCTTCACACGCCCAGCCACCGACAGGACTCGCCTACCGCGCTGGCGCCCCGCAGACGGGGCCTGCGACGGCTGACGGCCGAtggcaggcgcgcccgccgtttGATCGAAACGCAGCGTCTCCAGGCGTAACCCGACacctgcgcgacggcgacggaaaGGGAGAAAATACGCGAACTTGCGAAGACCGCATGAGCCcgggcgtcgcgcagagagaTGCAGGCCGGCTGCTCCCCCAGGAAGGTTGTTCCCAGCACCCACGGCCTCCTGCGCCACAAAGCAACTGCGTAGGAATCCGCGACAAGCGGCTTGACTCGGCGACCCAGGCTAGTGAACGCGAGCCGCTCCATTCGACGCAAGCTGCCGACACCGGGAGAGCGCGTTCAAGCGTCAGCACTGTGGAAAGGCAAGGCCAGAGGGAGGACCCCGTCTGGCAGCAGGAGCCCAGGGAGCCTGTCGAAAGCTTCTCGCCCATTGCCATGACGTGGCGGCGCGTGGAAAAGGCGTCACGCGCCGTAGAGATCTTCCAGCCACGAACGgcctcggccgcggaggTCTGTGAAGTTGCGCGGATGTGCCAAGAAGCTGACGCGCCGGATGCGGTCGCAGGCGACTTATCGCTGTCCTCAGCGGGCGGGGTACTGCACGACAGAAGACCCGGTGTGCGCCTCAGCACGAAAGTAGCATTCCTCA AAAAGATGGCCTCCATGCCTGAGAGGAGCGTCCCTTCTCAAGATCGTcacgtccgcctcctctttgaGGCGGTCACCAAGGCTCTTCTTGAAAGGTTCGCGACTCACCAAAACAGTCAAGGCGGGCTCTTCGAAGAAATTAACAGAGAACGCGCAGCCGAAGAAGCCCGCAGAAGCTCCGAAGCCGACCTGTCTCGTTCACTGCTGGCCTTTCAGCAGGctggcgcgcatgcggcggccACGCCCAGTCCGATGACCGTCGCCTCCCCGCGGGCGGAGGCTCTCCGTGCGTCCTTGAGGCAACTTCGAGACGAAAACGTCGAGATTCGAAACGAGCTCGTCACGGCCATGTGGTCGTTTTGCATGATTGGAGATCGGCGACACCTGCAGACACTCGGGCCAGCCtacgcgtcgctgctgggcTGTCGGCTGGAGCAGAATGCGCTGGCAGCGGCTCTCCagagcgagcgcgcaggagggagttctccgcgcggcgaggcgacgcccggaggcgcaggccctTTGGAAGCG GAAGACATTGAgtgcgctgccgctgtccTCGGGTatctgcgccgcgcacgtATTCCAGCTGGCGTGGAGGCAGTTCTCGCAGCTCTGACGCAGGACCACGGGACGCATCTCTCGAGCCTCTCGGCGGACGATTTATG CCAACTCCTCTACGAGTCGCGCTCGACGACGTCGGTGTCTGGAGGCCACCGCCCAGAAGGCGCGCCACAGCCCCGCGCGATGCTGCTCAGCCGTCTTGCCCGAGATGCCGCTCAAGATGttccgctgccctcgcctgcgtgggcCGCCAGAGCGGCCGCCAGTGTCGTGGACTTTGAAGGCGCGGGTCGGGCGGCAACCCGAGACTTCCTCCTCACC GCCATCGCAGCAGATCCCCAGGTGATGCAGGACTCGCTCGTGGGCCTCGTACCagtgctgcggctgctgcgtgaGCAGAGCGTCAACGAGATGCACCCCAAAGAGGGGgacgctgctgtcgccggcTCGCCGCTTTCGCTGGATGCCCGCAAAGCGCTCCTGCGGGCCGCGCTGCAAATTTTGAAGCGGAACGTGGACGGTCTTCTCCCCCCCGAG atGCTTACGTTGCTGCTTCCTTCGccggcttcgcgcgcgacggcagcatGTTGTcttccagcggcggcgagcgcctcgctttCGGCGACTCCTCTGGGGCCGAGCGGCGCTTCGAACCGCCTCGTTACGCAGAGCGCTGTAGGAAAAGGCGACGGGGAAGATGCGAGGGCCGCAGGTGGAGGGCTCCTGAGCAGCCTGCCGTGGATCTCAGAAGAAGAACGTCGCGAGATCCTGGCAGTGACGCTTCGAGAGCTCGCTGAACCCAAA AATCTCTCCACGGTTCGGACGCGCGACTTGGTTGACTTGCTGTGCGACGGGAGCTTGGTGGCTGTTCTTCGAGAGGAGCGCAGTGTGCTGGAGACTCTGCTCCGCGGAGCCATT AGCCGGACGGTGGAGCTGTCGATCCCGTTCAACCTCCGCCTCACCTGCAGGCTCTTCCTGCTGCAAAGGGCGCTTCCCTTCGCCGTCCCCAAGTTCACCGAGATgttctctgcgtgcgcactgaaaagcgccgcagccgcggaggcacttctcgcccgccgcgcagaagatgaagacgacCCAGTTGCGCAGACTCCGCTGGACGACTTGCTCCTCTCAGTTGAAGACGTCGAGGAAGCCTGTGACCTCCTTGAGAACCTGAACGCCACGAACGACC tcgcgcccgcagccttcGCACGGCACCTGCTGCTTCAACTGCCGACGCAGCTCTCCGCGagggctgcgcgcgacggcggagagaagaacgcggcctcggctgctCGCGggtcggccgcggcgacgagcgaggaagccgagcaGGCTGCCTACGCAGTTGCGGCGTGgcttcgcgccgccacgcgcgttCTGTTTCTCACCGTGGACACGCGCTCCGCCTTCGACGCCTTCAGCAGCGCG GTGATGCGCTGCCTCGTGgacgccgtccgcgccgcgtcttctgtcgCGTCGACGTCTCCCTTCGAGGacccgctcgcgctgctgagcCTCGACGCCCGGATCCACTGCCTCTGGAGCCTCTGCGTGCTGGACTTCCACCTCGTAAACGAGAACTTCCTGGCCTGCCTGGAGGCGCTCCTTCGGCCTGCGACTCGCGCGCCCCgggcagaaggcgcggcggcgctccgcgacCCGCGCTCTGCCTTTCTTTTGCAGAAT ctggctGAGACCCTGGAGGCGGAGCTCCCGAGCGCCTTCAGCCCACGAGCGGGCTGCGCGGACACGCAGAGTCTGCTTCGCGAAGGTttgcaggcgctggagccgcgcgtggcgcagagccgcgatGAGGGCGCGCCTCGTTTTCTGCTGGAGGGGTTCGACGACGAGCGCCAGCGCATGGCGACGGAGATCGCTGCGGAGCTCCACGA AGCCTGCcgagtcgcggcggcaggcagtCGCAGTCTGCTGGGGAGTGCGCCctggctctgcgccgcacccgcctcgctcgcgagaCTTCCTCAGCGCGTGGTAGCGGCCGTCGGGCGCCAGGCGAACGTCGCAGTCGAGAGACCTGTTCGCCACATACGTGAGGAAAGCGTGTTGCGCAAGCTTGTGGACATGCGTGAGGGGATGCACATCGCACTCGCGGATGTCCCGTGTGCATCTGCAAACAGACTCGGCGTCGCGAGCGCGTGGacgccgcatgcgtcgctcggcggcgaagcgtcgCCGGACCTCGCTCTCACCTATGCGTCGTCtgagcgcagagacgcttcgcctccgccgcggcgcgggctgcttttggtgccgctcgcgcgcgcgcattTCGCCTCGGttgtcgccgcgtctgcggcgagcgactcGGTCAGCGCGTCGGTGGGGCCGGGGCAGAGCGACGGGGACAACGCGGAGAAAGTTGGGAAAGGGCGAGTCTGGAAGCAGAccgaccggcggcgcgtgtcgGCGGAACTCGCCGAGGCCTGGGCGAGGaaaagaggacgcgcgctggcggaaaAATGGAAAATCTGCTCCATCCCGGCCGACGAGTGGAACGCGGTCAAGGGGGACAGGGaccggagacgccgcctgcTTAAACAGAAGCTC GATTTCGCAAGGCTGAGCAGCCACCCATCCCTGCAGCGCCGGGGCTAG